The following nucleotide sequence is from Oncorhynchus kisutch isolate 150728-3 linkage group LG29, Okis_V2, whole genome shotgun sequence.
ACATTGTGATGTTGCGTCATAATGGCAACAGAGTTTATCAGACTGCAATGATAATATAATcgacatgtgaagtgttggtcccatgtttcatgagctgaaataaaagattctaAAAATGTTCCAAACGCACAaacagcttatttctctcaaattttgtgcacaaatttgtttacatccctgttagagagcatttctcctttgccaagataatccacccacctgacaggtgtggcatatgaagaagttgattaaacagcatgatcattatacaggtgcaccttgtgctgggggacaataaaaggcctctctctctaaaatgtgcagttttgtcacacaacacaatgctacagatgtctcaagttttaagcaCATGTGaaaatggcatgctgactgcagaaatgtccaccagagctgttgccagagaattgagtGTTAATTTCTCCAACATAAGtagcctccaacgtcgttttagagaatttggcagtaccaaccggcctcacaatcgcagatCATGTGTAACCACACAAGCCCAGGTCCTCAGTatctcagacagctgatgaaactgaggagtaatTCTGTCTGAAATAAGGTCTGTTTCTGAAAATTCATTCTTATTTTCATTCTTATtgtctgggcctggctccccagtgcgCCTacgccctcccaggcccacccatggctgcgccactgcccagtcatgtgaacttCATATAttatggcctaatgaattgatttaaattgactgatcttcttatatgaactgtaattcagtaaaacatttgaaatgattgcatgttgcgtttatatttttgtttaaatgTGGTAAAAGATGCAGACTTTTGGTCATGTACATTCAGTGGATCTTTCTCACCTGTCAGTTGAATCATTAACTAAAGCCAGGCCATAAAGCTATAGTTTATGGAAAGTTTAATCATGGTGGGTGGGTTGTAAAGATTGGGCCTATTATTGCCCTCAGCCAGTACCCATTGCATGGTCTTACCTTTTGCCTCTGAACCTACAAACCTGGAAGGCAGGTAGCGggaggttgttgttgttttgcattTTTGTTTAATGTATGTTGGAATATAACTGCCTGGGAATATAATGCTTCATTAGGTAGTGTTAAAGGTTGTGCAACAGATCTCTACTGTCCAGATATGCTAATTTGGCCTTCTCCCTGCTAAATTTGCATCGTTCTGAGAATGTGGATGTAGAGTGTCTTCTTCTGGACATGTGGGTAAGGCTACTGTGACAGATGCAGGCATCTCTTGGGTTTCCAATGAGGTTTAAGTGGTTGTTATGTGACAGTAAGAGGAAGTGGGAGAGTTCTAGGTCCATTTCCTTCTTAGAAGAATCAGCTTTTACAGTCTGTTACAAAGCAGACAACCCAAATGGTAACAATCCAAATATAAACATCATTATTCATCGTTTTGGATATAATTAGTTAGTTTTTACATCATACCAAAAATGATATATTAAAATGGAGTACTGAGTGCTTATTTACCAAAACACTAGCCAGTTCAGTAGTTATTTTATGGTGCACACATTTAGAAAAATATTTATCAACTCTTTCATCTTCATATATTTCCTGAGATTTGGAAGTTACAAAGACCTTAGCTATTTCTACAGCATTACCTGCACCCTAATAGATCATCATTTAATTCTGTGCAGAATAGACATACTTCCTTCTTTATTACACAAGTCTATTGAAGATCAAGGGAAATACATTGGAAATACCTTCATGTTTTTTATACCAATTTTAGAATAACACAATTGGATAAAGTGTTTTGAAATGAGTACATTTACTTTCATTATTACAATTGATGTGAACTAGTTAAGCCAGTAATTATTTACATAGTTATTTCATGAAAAAATAACCTGCAAATGTAATTAACTATCCAAACATTTATTTTAGTTCAAAATAAATCTAAATATGTACTTTACTACATTGAGAAGATAAGAAAAGTTGTCTTCTCAAAACGTACTTTGTAATAAAGTCCTTGTACTTATTTACTAAGATGCGCAATGAAAATCTATTTGCGATTAGAGCCATTGCTACACTGCTAAATGACACTTTGTGTGCCAAAATGTAAATTAAATTGGGGAATtgactatatactgtagataggtGACATTATGCTAGTGTTTTCTGCAGAACATTGCAATTCATACAGTACAAATATAACAATTATATGTATGCATATGTAGTTTATTTGACACTTTAAAAAAACTTGTAGTAAGAATATTTAcatgtttttgcattcttcattctAACATCACCTGTAATGAAACTGGACTGGTGACTTGAACAATGTAATGAGTGTAGTATGTAgtgccagggctctccaaccctgttacgGGAGAGCTatctaccttcctgtaggtttccactccaaccctgttactggagagctagctaccttcctgtaggtttccactccaaccctgttactggagagctagctaccttcctgtaggtttccactccaaccctgttactggagagctagctaccttcctgtaggtttccactccaaccctgttactggagagctagctaccttcctgtaggttcactccaactcTGTTACTGGAGAGATACCGTCCAgtaggtttcaactccaaccccagttgtaactaacctgattctgattatcaaccagctaattagtagaatcaggtgtgctaagTGAAATttggattgaaaacctacaggagggtagctatCCAGAAACAGAGAACCCTGGCTATATTATTAATTTatctaggaaagtcagttaagaacaaattcttatttacaatgacggcctaccccggccaaatcctaACCCAGACAAGGttgtgccaattgtgcaccactatgggactcccaataacagccggttgtgatacagcctggaatcaaacgagggtctgtagtgacacctctagcactgagaaacagtgccttagaccgctgtgccactcaggagtctTTTATCTGGACATTTTGAAGTTTAACAAACAGTAGACAATAATAGCTAGAACAGTTTGAAATGGAATAATTTACAGTCGTCCCAGCAGCGTCCATATGTTTTGAAACAACTATTGATGTAATGACAGTAATCCTGTGATGTTTCTTCTCACCTCTCGTCACCATGTTTCTTTATCACACTGTAATGCTTCCACCTAGTGGTCCAGTCTGATAATGAAGTCAGTACGGGTATGATACAATATCAAAATACAGGTGAAATAATGCCCTATATGTTGCTTCTCTAGGCTCTACGACTATGCAACAAAAATAAATCTATCGCAGAAATACACCATAATGAATTGTAAAAAATGATCAGTAATTATGGTGCGAAGTTGCATACTTCACATTGGAAAACAAATCGATACTATTGAAATGTAATGCCATTAACACATTGTTCTTCATACATAGATATCATTCAACTCCAGTGATAGtcgtctctttctctcgctgGAAGCAGGTGCAAGAGGTCTGCAGAATTCTGCGGAAAGACAATTTCAACATCTTACACAACATACATTCATAATCATAAAGCGGTGTTAAAATAAAATACTTGTTACTGTACACAAACTATGATgaaatgactgtgatatgtggttgtctcaccaactaccttaagatgaatgcactaacttgAGGTCTTAACTATCACTTAAAAAACTGTTATAGGAATGTACTGTGTGTcattctctactgtgagttaccGTAATGGGAGGTGTCTTGGTCCGGGTGGATTGTGGTCTCCTCCTGTGGCCATTTGTTGCATAAATTCCCACGCATCTCAATGTAGTTGTTCTCCTCCACATCTAAACACACAACAGTGCAGTTTGGGAAATGGAATGTTCCATGTGAATGTTCCATGTGAATGTGAATGTACCATGTGAATGTTCTATGGAAATGTACCATGTGAATTTTCCATAGAAATGCAACAAAACACATAAAGTAGATACTTACATTCAGACTGACTTTGACCTTTTTTCTTTTTCTGACGCCTCTTCTTCAAATGTAGAATGGCGACGGCCAGTGTCGTCAGTGCAAATGCAAAGAGACCAAATGCAGCCACAGCTGACCTATGACCTTTTCCCGAAACAAATGCCACAGTTTAATTCTAAATGTATTCATGAATCTTTAAAAAGGTACTGTGTTCTGTAGTACCCTATCCCCTGATTCATATTTGTGCCTTCAAAGCTTGATTCAATACATACTGTGCTACTCAATTAAAGGACAAGTAATGGGcaggtctactgtactgttcagAGAGAACGGTTCTGGACCAATAGTATGCAGAAAGTCCATGAGGAGTTACTGTACCTCTGCATGTTGGGACAACTGGGCTGAAGCCTTCCTCACTTATTTCGTTCATTGCCACACAGGTCAGGTTTCCAGGCGTATGGCTGTCCAGGAATAGAACAGGACCTGAGCTCAGGGTCTGATTGGACCCTGTCCAGGCAAATGGCTGCTCGGTCCAGATCATCACAACTCTGTCTCCTTTGTCAACAGAGCAGGTCAGAACAACTCTCCCATCAAAAGTACAGGCGGTTCTCACCTTTGGTTTGGAAACAGGTTCTGAAATGTAAATCAATCATGTCACACAAATATACACTCACACAGTGCAAAGTCAATCAACAAGCTACAACAGAGAATATTATGTTCAGTCAAAACGAAGCAAATAAATTAACAATAAATTAACGAaagccaaaataaaataaaaactgaaattacATTAAAGGGGCAATTTGCAAGCGGGTACATCAATGTTTGGACTTAAATTAatgatatacccattgattcttgaagaatattacttaagagcttagttcaactgttgtaccacACCAGAAACCAATATATAAGCatgttttactccattgtttttAAACAATGTGATTGTAAACAAACTGTATAGCTTCAAAAAATTGTTGAAACAATAATCTTGATATTGTGCATCCATAGCTCAGTCTGAATTTGTGGATACATTTTtacagccccatccctcagctgtttaccaaaacaatgGCTGGGTGGACACTGTTATTGGTTGatttgcagattgcccctttaatcaaCATAGATGTGTATGCTTGTGCTAAAACTTCCCTGACAAATTGAAGAATTGTGTAATTTCAAACAACTCACCTAGAATACTGAGCTCAATGTGCCGCTCGGATAAACAGCCTCCATTTTCACTGTATTGTTGAACAGTATAATTTCCACTGTCTCTTTTCAGTCCTTCATTAAACTTCAGTGAACCATTTAGAAAGATCTCACACCTATCCATTAAATTAACAAGCATACCATTTCTAACTATTAACATATCTGTAGTATCATGTTTCCATCTTATGTCAGAGATCTTGGCGTGTAAGTGCATTTTAGGGTGAAGGAATATGGAGTTTCCTACTCGTCCAACTACTCTGATGTCTTCTGCAACAACTGAAAATAAAGCATTTCAATGCTTTAAAATAGATGAGCAAAAAACTGttgtttaaaatatttttttgactTATCAAGAAAAACTATTCAGCCTACTTACCATAGCTTATGGAGAGGTGAAGAAGCATCATCCACATTGGAAGCCCACCAGTAGATGTTAAAACTCTCAGAGTATGGGGTGAGGACATGTTTGTAAACTAGAAAGTTTGGCAAGAAATGAATGTGTAGTTGTCATTACGCTCAGGCAGTTCTGTTTCCTGCTATGGGGAAATGGCCAACTAGTCATGAAACCACAGCATATGGGTTCAAACATTCTACAAGTTTCACTCACTGCTTACAACGAGACACACTGTAAACAATGTCAACTCACCTCCATGTTCTACTCATGTTTtca
It contains:
- the LOC109874118 gene encoding T-cell surface antigen CD2 isoform X2; translation: MHLHAKISDIRWKHDTTDMLIVRNGMLVNLMDRCEIFLNGSLKFNEGLKRDSGNYTVQQYSENGGCLSERHIELSILEPVSKPKVRTACTFDGRVVLTCSVDKGDRVVMIWTEQPFAWTGSNQTLSSGPVLFLDSHTPGNLTCVAMNEISEEGFSPVVPTCRGHRSAVAAFGLFAFALTTLAVAILHLKKRRQKKKKGQSQSEYVEENNYIEMRGNLCNKWPQEETTIHPDQDTSHYEFCRPLAPASSERKRRLSLELNDIYV
- the LOC109874118 gene encoding uncharacterized protein LOC109874118 isoform X3, whose protein sequence is MEFTNMSSPHTLRVLTSTGGLPMWMMLLHLSISYEPVSKPKVRTACTFDGRVVLTCSVDKGDRVVMIWTEQPFAWTGSNQTLSSGPVLFLDSHTPGNLTCVAMNEISEEGFSPVVPTCRGHRSAVAAFGLFAFALTTLAVAILHLKKRRQKKKKGQSQSEYVEENNYIEMRGNLCNKWPQEETTIHPDQDTSHYEFCRPLAPASSERKRRLSLELNDIYV
- the LOC109874118 gene encoding T-cell surface antigen CD2 isoform X1; this encodes MEFTNMSSPHTLRVLTSTGGLPMWMMLLHLSISYVVAEDIRVVGRVGNSIFLHPKMHLHAKISDIRWKHDTTDMLIVRNGMLVNLMDRCEIFLNGSLKFNEGLKRDSGNYTVQQYSENGGCLSERHIELSILEPVSKPKVRTACTFDGRVVLTCSVDKGDRVVMIWTEQPFAWTGSNQTLSSGPVLFLDSHTPGNLTCVAMNEISEEGFSPVVPTCRGHRSAVAAFGLFAFALTTLAVAILHLKKRRQKKKKGQSQSEYVEENNYIEMRGNLCNKWPQEETTIHPDQDTSHYEFCRPLAPASSERKRRLSLELNDIYV